The Faecalibacter sp. LW9 genome has a segment encoding these proteins:
- a CDS encoding KdsC family phosphatase, giving the protein MLLLQERKDQAVMDRLKYLGLTDIYAGAHDKVDAFQDLVFSYGLNPDEIAYMGDDYPDLAVMSLVGLSTCPNDACMDVRKAAEYISPENGGKGCVRDLLEQILKVQGLWYNEDAKYIPSV; this is encoded by the coding sequence TTGCTGTTATTACAGGAGAGAAAAGATCAAGCTGTTATGGATCGCTTAAAATATTTAGGATTAACAGACATCTATGCAGGTGCTCATGATAAGGTGGATGCATTCCAAGATCTAGTTTTTTCTTATGGATTAAATCCAGATGAAATTGCTTATATGGGAGATGATTATCCTGATTTAGCAGTTATGAGTTTAGTTGGATTATCAACATGTCCAAATGATGCTTGTATGGATGTTCGTAAAGCAGCTGAATATATCTCACCTGAAAATGGAGGGAAAGGATGTGTTCGTGATTTATTAGAACAAATCTTAAAAGTACAAGGACTTTGGTATAATGAAGATGCAAAATATATCCCTTCTGTATAA
- a CDS encoding Rossmann-like and DUF2520 domain-containing protein translates to MNSIVILGAGNVAFHLTRALIENTVNVRQIFNRTLAHAQEIGEANRIAYTDKISEIEKADLYIIACADSGIEEFSHYIPFDDVLVVHTSGSSPISALKGDYRKGVLYPLQTFTKTKKLRYDEIPFFVEAETPEDTNALKELAFRISNDVYELDYAKRMEIQMCGVWAANFVNHMYKIAGDICAKNNIPFDVLLPLIQETSLKVEEMSPYDAQTGPARRGDDIIIDRHLDLLQNDSRLLQIYQILTDSIKRDYDK, encoded by the coding sequence TTGAATTCTATAGTCATTTTAGGAGCTGGAAATGTAGCTTTCCATCTTACTCGTGCATTAATTGAAAATACAGTTAATGTTCGTCAAATTTTTAACCGAACGTTAGCACATGCACAAGAAATTGGTGAAGCCAATCGTATTGCCTATACCGATAAAATTTCTGAAATAGAAAAAGCAGATTTATACATTATTGCATGTGCAGATAGCGGTATCGAAGAATTTTCTCATTACATCCCTTTTGATGATGTCTTAGTTGTACACACTTCTGGATCATCTCCAATATCAGCCCTTAAAGGAGATTACCGTAAAGGAGTATTATATCCTTTACAAACGTTCACGAAAACGAAAAAATTACGCTACGATGAAATTCCATTTTTTGTAGAAGCCGAAACGCCTGAAGATACTAATGCTTTAAAAGAATTGGCTTTTCGAATTTCAAATGATGTATATGAATTAGATTATGCAAAACGCATGGAAATCCAAATGTGTGGCGTTTGGGCTGCTAATTTTGTAAATCACATGTACAAAATTGCAGGAGATATTTGTGCAAAAAATAATATTCCATTTGATGTGTTATTACCATTAATCCAAGAAACATCTCTTAAAGTTGAAGAGATGTCGCCTTATGATGCCCAAACGGGTCCAGCACGTCGCGGAGATGATATAATTATTGATCGCCATTTAGATCTATTACAAAATGATTCTCGTTTATTACAGATCTATCAAATTCTTACCGATTCGATTAAAAGAGATTACGACAAATGA